From Xenopus laevis strain J_2021 chromosome 7L, Xenopus_laevis_v10.1, whole genome shotgun sequence, one genomic window encodes:
- the LOC108696830 gene encoding tapasin-related protein has protein sequence MVWSCSLNLLLLAGFLPKAFMEPHAPGRKTDADLHVLQSPPSLVLTKGDQAILNCSFPAGDPNGKGAVSWNRFSLEEDRSSGRAISLGGHFSLAYPRTSLGKGDGSLIISNISWEDAGIYVCKVWLWGKEEKEGNGTRLVVYGHPNQPEIYLQVQGQKEGTIVLACRTFGFHPAPVNFSWHSSDLSITALGPAELWKSESGDFQSIHYVAIPCSSTWKTFTCSVRHVSLVEPLSSNYTYDPGEHGLSGNQLMEYLNIIKICLVLGLLMSITLTVGKRCKKRK, from the exons ATGGTGTGGTCTTGCAGTCTCAACCTACTTCTGCTGGCGGGATTTCTGCCCAAAG CATTTATGGAGCCTCATGCACCAGGACGAAAAA cTGATGCAGATTTACATGTCTTACAATCACCCCCATCTCTTGTGCTGACTAAGGGGGACCAAGCTATTCTAAACTGTTCCTTCCCAGCTGGAGACCCTAATGGAAAAGGTGCAGTCTCCTGGAACAGGTTCAGTTTGGAAGAAGACAGAAGCTCTGGCCGAGCTATATCTCTTGGAGGACACTTTTCCCTGGCTTATCCTAGGACTTCGCTGGGCAAAGGGGATGGTTCCTTAATCATCAGTAATATAAGCTGGGAAGATGCTGGTATCTATGTCTGCAAGGTCTGGTTATGGGGAAAGGAAGAGAAAGAAGGTAATGGAACCCGGCTCGTTGTTTATG GACATCCAAACCAGCCAGAGATTTACCTCCAGGTCCAAGGACAGAAAGAAGGAACCATAGTTTTGGCATGTAGGACATTTGGTTTTCACCCAGCTCCGGTTAACTTCAGCTGGCATAGTTCAGATCTATCGATAACAGCTCTTGGACCAGCAGAGCTTTGGAAATCGGAATCTGGAGACTTTCAGTCCATCCATTATGTGGCCATACCCTGTAGCTCCACATGGAAGACCTTCACTTGCTCTGTTAGACATGTTTCCTTGGTGGAGCCGCTGAGCAGTAACTACACATACG ATCCTGGGGAACACGGGCTGTCAGGGAACCAGCTTATGGAATATCTCAATATCATTAAAATTTGCCTTGTTTTGGGCCTGCTAATGAGCATCACACTAACAG tTGGCAAGAGgtgtaaaaaaaggaaatag